Proteins from one Ananas comosus cultivar F153 linkage group 5, ASM154086v1, whole genome shotgun sequence genomic window:
- the LOC109710723 gene encoding histidine-rich glycoprotein-like — MCRRHLSDHPALPHRLGGHHRLGRHHPDHRAHPAHHIILMAHLAHEAHLRLGHHHLDHPAHLTHRIILMAHLGHEAHLHLGRHLPDHLAIPHLQAHHHLGRHHLPDHPAHPAHRAILMAHEAHEAHLLHDHTSHY, encoded by the exons ATGT GCCGCCGCCACCTCTCCGACCACCCGGCCCTCCCCCACCGCCTCGGTGGCCACCACCGCCTGGGCCGCCACCACCCCGACCACCGGGCCCACCCAGCCCACCACATCATCCTCATGGCCCACCTAGCCCACGAGGCCCACCTCCGCCTGGGCCACCACCACCTCGACCACCCGGCCCACCTAACCCACCGCATCATCCTCATGGCCCACCTAGGCCACGAGGCGCACCTCCACCTGGGCCGCCACCTCCCCGACCACCTGGCCATCCCCCACCTCCAGGCCCACCACCACCTCGGTCGCCACCACCTCCCCGACCACCCGGCCCACCCAGCCCACCGCGCCATCCTCATGGCCCACGAGGCCCACGAGGCCCACCTCCTCCATGATCATACTTCTCATTACTag